A single region of the Salmo salar chromosome ssa16, Ssal_v3.1, whole genome shotgun sequence genome encodes:
- the LOC106574258 gene encoding H(+)/Cl(-) exchange transporter 4, with the protein MDGDGASSTGATPSEEMNGTGNLMDFLDEPFPDVSTYEDFHTIDWLREKSRDTDRHRKITIKSKESYWELIKSLLDAWSGWVVMLLIGMLTGTLAGVIDLAVDWMTDLKEGVCLSAFYYSHEQCCWTSNETTFDDRDKCPQWQKWAELMTGHSEGAGAYVLNYFLYVLWALLFSFLAVSLVRVFAPYACGSGIPEIKTILSGFIIRGYLGKWTLLIKTVTLVLAVSSGLSLGKEGPLVHVACCCGNLFCSLFSKYSKNEGKRREVLSAAAAAGVSVAFGAPIGGVLFSLEEVSYYFPLKTLWRSFFAALVAAFTLRAINPFGNSRLVLFYVEYHTPWYMAELVPFILLGVFGGLWGTLFIRGNIAWCRRRKTTLLGKYPVLEVIVITGITAVLAFPNPYTRRSTSELISELFNDCGALESSQLCDYVNNPNMSRPVDDIPDRPAGPGVYSALWQLALALIFKIVITIFTFGMKIPSGLFIPSMAVGAIAGRIVGIAVEQMAYHHHDWIIFKNWCRPGADCVTPGLYAMVGAAACLGGVTRMTVSLVVIMFELTGGLEYIVPLMAAAVTSKWVADAFGKEGIYESHIQLNGYPYLDVRDEFTHRTLATDVMRPRRSEPPLAVLTQDSTTVEDVETLIKDTDYNGFPVVVSRESERLIGFVQRRELTVAIKTARQKQDGVVSSSVVYFTEDNPQVAEACDPQPLKLRRILNLSPFTVTDHTPMETVVDIFRKLGLRQCLVTRSGRLLGIITKKDVLRHMAQMMNQDPESIMFN; encoded by the exons ATGGACGGAGACG GGGCCAGCAGTACTGGGGCCACTCCCTCAGAGGAGATGAATGGTACTGGGAACCTGATGGACTTCCTGGATGAGCCCTTCCCTGACGTCAGCACCTACGAGGACTTCCACACCATTGACTGGCTCCGGGAGAAGTCGCGCGACACAGATCGCCATAGGAAG ATCACCATCAAGAGTAAGGAGTCTTACTGGGAGCTGATTAAGAGTCTTCTGGATGCCTGGTCAGGATGGGTGGTGATGCTGCTCATAGGAATGCTCACAG GTACGCTGGCTGGAGTGATAGACCTGGCTGTGGACTGGATGACCGATCTGAAAGAAggggtgtgtctgtctgcgttCTACTACAGCCATGAGCAGTGCTGCTGGACCTCCAACGAGACCACCTTCGACGACAGAGACAAGTGTCCGCAGTGGCAGAAGTGGGCCGAGCTGATGACCGGTCACTCTGAG GGTGCCGGGGCGTATGTGTTGAATTACTTCCTGTATGTGTTGTGGGCGCTGTTATTCTCTTTCCTGGCTGTGTCTCTAGTAAGGGTCTTTGCCCCCTACGCCTGTGGGTCAGGTATTCCTGAG ATCAAGACCATCCTGAGTGGGTTCATCATCCGGGGCTACCTGGGGAAGTGGACCCTGCTGATCAAGACGGTGACCCTGGTCCTGGCTGTGTCCTCCGGGCTCAGCTTGGGGAAGGAGGGACCCCTGGTCCACGTGGCCTGCTGCTGTGGTAACCTCTTCTGCTCCCTGTTCTCCAAATACAGCAAGAACGAGGGCAAGCGCAGAGAG GTGTTatcggctgctgctgctgctggggtgTCGGTGGCTTTTGGAGCTCCGATTGGAGGAGTTCTCTTCAgcctggaggag GTGAGTTACTACTTCCCTCTGAAGACCCTGTGGCGCTCCTTCTTCGCTGCGTTGGTGGCGGCCTTCACCCTTCGCGCCATCAACCCGTTCGGCAACAGCAGGCTGGTCCTGTTCTACGTGGAGTACCACACCCCCTGGTACATGGCTGAGCTGGTCCCCTTCATTCTGCTGGGGGTGTTCGGGGGCCTCTGGGGAACCCTCTTCATCCGGGGGAACATCGCCtggtgtaggaggaggaagaccactCTGCTGGGGAAGTACCCAGTCCTAGAG GTGATCGTGATAACGGGTATTACCGCAGTCCTGGCGTTCCCTAACCCGTACACGCGGCGCAGCACCAGCGAGCTCATCTCCGAGCTGTTCAATGACTGCGGTGCGCTGGAGTCCTCTCAGCTGTGTGACTACGTTAACAACCCCAACATGAGCCGTCCGGTGGACGACATCCCAGACCGCCCTGCTGGACCCGGGGTCTACAGCGCTCTGTGGCAGCTGGCCCTGGCTCTTATCTTTAAGATTGTAATAACTATCTTCACCTTCGGCATGAAG ATCCCATCTGGGCTGTTTATTCCTAGCATGGCTGTGGGGGCCATCGCTGGGCGAATCGTGGGCATCGCTGTGGAGCAGATGGCCTACCATCACCACGACTGGATCATCTTTAAGAACTGGTGTCGTCCCGGAGCCGACTGTGTTACCCCAGGTCTCTACGCTATGGTGGGCGCTGCCGCATGTCTGG GAGGCGTGACCCGGATGACCGTGTCCCTGGTAGTCATTATGTTTGAGCTGACCGGCGGTCTGGAGTACATCGTCCCCCTCATGGCCGCAGCCGTCACCAGTAAGTGGGTAGCGGACGCCTTTGGGAAGGAGGGTATCTACGAGTCCCACATCCAACTCAACGGCTACCCCTACCTGGACGTCAGGGACGAGTTCACGCACAG GACCCTGGCCACGGATGTGATGCGTCCCAGGCGCAGTGAGCCCCCCCTGGCCGTGTTGACCCAGGACAGCACCACGGTGGAGGACGTGGAGACGCTCATCAAGGACACCGACTACAACGGCTTCCCTGTGGTCGTGTCCCGAGAGTCAGAGCGCCTCATCGGCTTCGTCCAGCGCAGGGAACTCACTGTGGCCATCA agaCTGCCCGTCAGAAGCAGGACGGGGTGGTGAGCAGCTCTGTGGTCTACTTCACGGAGGACAACCCCCAGGTGGCCGAGGCCTGCGACCCCCAGCCCCTGAAGCTGCGGCGCATCCTGAACCTCAGCCCCTTCACCGTCACGGACCACACCCCCATGGAGACCGTGGTGGACATCTTCAGAAAGCTGGGCCTCCGACAGTGTCTGGTCACCAGAAGCGG GCGTCTGTTGGGCATCATCACGAAGAAGGATGTCCTCCGTCACATGGCCCAGAtgatgaaccaggacccagaatCCATCATGTTTAACTAG
- the LOC106574259 gene encoding putative claudin-24, whose product MDPGLCAMELLGVFFSIGAWICSLATTIMSTWLTLSTDLLPAESYELGLWETCVVQDLGILECRPYDSLLGLPPDIKLARILMCVTVATGLLGLLLAIPGIYWINSCNQGPEGLRVKRLMKMLGGILCLVAGILGLIPVSYIAHLTVMRFFDEAVPAIVPRWEFGDALFCGWTAGFLHLVAGSLLVTSCVCLQEEPCTLQMPIPLQRRHTHVHTTTTPHRKRSMEYV is encoded by the coding sequence ATGGATCCGGGGTTGTGCGCTATGGAACTCCTCGGGGTCTTCTTCTCTATTGGTGCCTGGATCTGCTCGCTGGCCACCACCATCATGTCCACCTGGCTGACCCTGTCCACCGACCTGCTGCCCGCGGAGAGCTACGAGCTGGGCCTGTGGGAGACGTGTGTGGTGCAGGACCTTGGAATTCTGGAGTGCAGACCCTATGACAGTCTCCTCGGCCTGCCCCCGGACATCAAACTAGCCCGGATCCTCATGTGTGTAACAGTGGCCACGGGCCTCCTGGGTCTCCTGCTAGCCATTCCTGGAATCTACTGGATCAACAGCTGCAACCAGGGGCCTGAGGGGTTGAGGGTGAAGAGATTGATGAAGATGCTGGGAGGGATATTGTGCTTGGTAGCAGGGATACTGGGTCTCATACCTGTGTCTTACATCGCTCACCTGACGGTCATGCGGTTCTTCGATGAGGCCGTGCCGGCCATTGTGCCGCGCTGGGAGTTTGGGGACGCCCTGTTCTGTGGCTGGACGGCGGGGTTTCTACACCTGGTGGCCGGCTCTCTGCTGGTCACCTCCTGCGTGTGCCTTCAAGAGGAGCCCTGCACCTTACAAATGCCTATACCGCTACAGAGAagacatacacacgtacacactaccactaccccacaTAGGAAGAGGTCTATGGAATATGTTTGA